The nucleotide sequence TTTCTTATTTAAAACAAGAACAAGAAACCGATGGTAGTTGGTTTGGACGTTGGGGGGTTAATTATATTTATGGAACCAGTGGGGTATTATCAGCATTAGCGGTGATTTATCCTATTTATAAAAATTGGGGTCATAGTTCTCTTAAACCTATGATGAAACGGGGGGAGAATTGGTTAGTGAGTTGTCAAAATATTGATGGCGGTTGGGGAGAAACTTGCCGCAGTTATAATGACCCACAATTGAAAGGAAAGGGGGTTAGTACCGCCTCTCAAACTGCGTGGGCGTTAATTGGTTTAATAGCAACGGGACAAGTAACAGGAAACTATGAAATGCAGGCAATTGAACAGGGAATTAACTATTTAATTTCAACCCAACTTTCAGATGGTCGATGGGATGAGTCGGAATTTACTGGAACTGGTTTTCCAGGTCATTTTTACATCAAATATCATTATTATCAATATTATTTCCCCTTGTTGGCGTTAGGTCGTTATCAAAAATTACAACAACTTTAACTCAATATGCGGTGAGTTTGACTTATTCAAACCTTAATATTTGTCAGGAAGGGATTAAGGGTTTATAATCTTTGGGAATTAGGGCTAAAGCCCAACAACATTATCATTTTAATAAACAATGGGTCATCGAGAAAAGGTTATTATTGCATTAGGTGTGATGGCATCGATTACATCTTTGGTCATTGGAATGGCAAGAACGGCTACAGTGTCGGAAAAAATTAGGGTAAAACCGGATTATGAACGATTAGCTCATTTATTATCAGCAAAACAATTCACTAAAGCAGAACTTCAAACCTATAGAATGATGTTATTAGCTTTAGAAAAAAACACGAAATATTCAGATCCAATTGAGTTAAATCAACAGGATATTGCTAAATTGCCTTGTGAAGATTTAAGAGAACTGGAAAAAATTTGGCAGGGTTATACTCAGGGAAGCATTCATTTTAGAAATAAAATTATGAGTTGGCAAAATGGTCAACAAAACTTAATTCCTGCTATTAATTCTCGGTCTAATAGTTGTAAAATAGAAGAAAATAGAAATTCTACTGCTCTGAGTCAGTAGGATATTTGAGCTTGCTTAAGTTTTGTAACAAATAAAGTTTAAAATAGATCAGGAGAATAGTTTGGTGTTTAAATAGGATTAGAAGATGCTAATATTGTCGAAAATTTTGTGATCTAATCTAACCAGGAGAAGGCGATGGGGAAGTTAGGAGTGCTGACTTTTGCAGAGGGAGACTTCGACAATAGAGGTTTTTCGGTCACGTTACAATTAAGGGATGAGGGGAAACCTGCGACTATTCAGGAAACCGGATCTTTACCGCCAGACCCAGAACTGGTTGAGTCTTATACCAGTTGGAAGGTAACTTATTATGGTTTTCTTGGGATAAAAGTTAGAGTATTAAAGGCAAAAGCAGGACAAATAACTAACTTTTCAATTGGTGATGTTAATAAAAAAGCTGATAATTTAAGCCAACATTTTAATCAATGGTTAAAATCCCCACAATTTAATCATGTTAGGGAAGAATTGATTGCCCATTTAAAAGAAGATGATGAAGTGCGGTTAATTATCCAAACTTCAAATCTTGATCTCCGCAAACTTCCCTGGCATCTTTGGGATATATTAGAACGTTACCCTAAAGCAGAAATTAGTGTCGGTGCGCCTAAATTTAAACAAGTAACAGCAGCAAAAGTTGCTAATAATCACGTTAAGATTTTGGCAATTTTGGGCAATGATGACGAGATTAATGTTGAAGAAGATCGAAAAATTTTAAATTCTATTCCGTATGCTAAAGTTCACTTTTTAGTTAAACCTAACCGCCAAGAACTTAACGATTTACTCTGGGAACAGTCTTGGGATATTCTCTTTTTTGCCGGACATAGCTGCACGGAAGGAGAGACAGGAATTCTATATATTAATAAGACTGAGAGTTTAACGATTCCTGACTTAAGATATGCGTTAAAAAAAGCTATTGAAAAAGGTTTACAACTGGCTATTTTTAACTCCTGTGATGGTTTGGGGTTAGCTCAAGATTTAGCTGATTTGAATCTACCTCAAATGATTGTCATGCGAGAACCTGTTCCTGACAAAGTAGCACAGGAATTTTTAAAATATTTTCTGGGTTCTTTTTCAGGAGGTCAGTCGTTTTATTTAGCAGTTAAGGAAGCGAGGGAAAGATTGCAAGGTTGGGAAGGTCAGTTTCCCTGTGCCAGTTGGTTGCCCGTGATTTGCCAGAGTCGTCCAGAAATTGTGCTAACTTGGAACCATTTGCGTAGTCGTACTCGTAACTTAAGAAACATTGCAACAAAGGCTGTTCAATTGGGTGTAGCAAGCTATATAGGTAAAACTTTATTAAATCGTAATAACGAATCTAAAGCTTCTGATGTAACATTGATTGACGCATCCCTTGATCCCCATGATAGCCCCTATGAACAAACTATAGAGGAAGGAATAAAAATAATTCGCCATAAACAAAAAGATCCTACAGGAGATAATCATGTTTAGCATTGATAACGTCCAGGAAAGTCCTTATAACTATAAATTTCCAACAATTGATTGCAAATTTCAGAATACTGGTAATGCTACAGCTTTCTTATGGCAATTTGCTGTTAACGTTATTCAGGCTGAGATTGATTTTACACCAATACCTGATTTTAGTTATTCCCTGAAAAATAACGCTTTAGAGATAGAAGTTACTAATAATGGTTGGGGCGCAATGCGTGATTTTCAAATCACAATTAATCAACCAATTATTAACCGTCTATTTTCAGAGTCAGTACGTCAATATCGAGGAACTATTGATAGTGGAAAGAGTCAGACAGTTTTTAGGTTGAGCAAAGAAAATGCTGAAACTAAGAATTTTGAAGCAATAAGTAAAGAGTTTGACAGGCTAGATATATTACCTCCTGAAGGAACTTTGATATTTGATCCTAAAACAGGTGAGTTGACAATTTCTCAGTTTCATAAATTTGAAAAAAAATTAATTGATGGAATTAAATTAAAACCTTTGCGTATCAATTGGAATTGTAAAGATAAAAACAATATAAAGCACGCAGGTGAAAATACAATTCGATTAGATGATATTATTCTGACACAAGCAGGGTTTAATCGGTTTTATAGTACTATTGAACGGATTCCAAATAGATGTTTCGGATCGTTTTTTAGTGATGTCACTTATAGCACAATTATAGATCCGAACAAAGGATATCATAAGCGAATATATCCGATATCACGCACAATTCCTTCGGGGGATGTTGAACGCTTTCATATTATGGTTTGTTCACCGATGTCTTGCTATCTTCGCCTTCAGTTTGAGTTTTTTGTTGATCAATTGAAGGTAGTTAAATCAGAAGTATTTGATATAAATATTTGGAATCCTAGAAACTCAGGATGGCATAAGGCTTACAAAGATGGTGTTGAGTTAAGCAGACAGCTTGATAAGTTATAAATGGCGATTAATCGCGTTTTCTAACACCATTTCCACCCACAGAAACCGGGTTTGGCTCTCCTGTACTTAGGGTGATAACGCACGCTTATAATCCACTCCTATCAAGCTTTACAGCCTTCATGATGGCAAAAATTTGTATCGTAAAACACTTTTTACACCCTGCTTTCGGGAGAGCCAAAATGCTATATAACCCATGTCAACAGCCAAACTAACAGATTATTTCAACTTCCTCACTCCCGATGACATTCGACTAAAAGGGACAAGAATTGGCATCGAAACTATCCTTTATGAATATATTGATCGCGGTCGCACTCCCGAAGAAATTGCCCAAACCTACCCTTCACTAACCTTAGAACAAGTCTATGCGACAATTCTCTATTACCTACAGAACAAAGAAACTATCAGCAATTACCTAAAAAATTGGATAGAACACGGTCATAAAATGAGAGAACAACAGCGTCTAAACCCTCCACCAGTATCAGAAAAACTTCGGCAATTGAGAGCCACTAGACAAGCCTAAAAATCAATCGAGTCAATTTACCCCACAGCAAACTCAGTAAATTGACGAATATAAGGGGCTTTAAACGCTAAAACAATATCCTCTTTAGCAACTCCCGCAGCGACCAACTCATTCGCTATTCCTGTTTCTGTTCTATCCCTCTGAATCCAAATTTTACCATCTTTTATATCGACGTGAATTACACAACCATAAACCCGTTTTTGCCCCTCCCAACCCAAATGAACGACTTGATAATGCTCCCTTTCCGTGTCAAATAGTAATTGTACTTCTGTCTGAGTATCTAAATCATTTCTTGAGTGTTGAGTCAGAATTGTTTGGACTAATTCTCTGTAGTTTATTCTTTCCATAAAACGATTTCCTCTTGAATCGCATCAAAAATAAGTAACTTGAGTTGATGTTCAGCAATTAATTCTTGAATAAAGCGATTGAAAAATAGAAACCGGGTTTTTGCAGTTAACTTGAATTCACAAATTGAGTTTTGTTGAAAAACCCGGTTTCTTGACTTTTTGTTGTTAGCTTGACTAGAAATTAAGGTTTATTGAAAAACCCGGTTTCTTGATTAAAGCTTGATTGTCACTGTCTTAATTTCGGTGTATTGTTGCAAACCGTATTCGCCTAATTCGCGCCCAATTCCAGATTGTTTAAATCCGCCAAAGGGTGCAGCCGCATCGAAAACATCATAACAATTGACCCAAACTGTACCCGCCCGCAGACTGTTAGCAATAGTATGAGCTTTAGTAATATCTTGCGTCCAAACCGCCGCAGCCAGACCATAGATGGTATTATTAGCTCGTTCAATCACCTCGTTGATATCTTTAAACTTGATAATACTCATCACCGGCCCAAAGATTTCTTCTTGAGCAATCTTCATCTCATCCCGAACATTTGCGAAAATAGTAGGCTCGATAAAGAAACCGCGATCGCCCACACGATTACCCCCGCATAACATCTGGGCATCTTCTTTTATACCAGATTCAATGTAGCCCATCACCTTATTAAACTGCTCTTGATCCACCTGGGGCCCTTGCTGAGTTTGAGGATCAAAAGGATCGCCGACGACTCGTTGTTTAGCACGTTCAACGGTTTTGGCGACAAACTCGTCATAGCATTTTTCTTCCACGAACACCCGTGAGCCCGCACAGCAGCATTGTCCTTGGTTAAAAAATAGACCAAAGTGAGTTCCTTCGATCGCCGCATCCATATTGGCATCGGCAAAAATAATATTAGGACTTTTACCGCCCAATTCCAACGTCACACGCTTGAGATTGCTTTTGGCGGCAGCTTCCATAATTAAATGTCCCACTTCCGTTGAACCCGTAAAAGCCACCTTATCAATGTCATTATGGTGAGAAATTGCCGCCCCGGCTGTTGGCCCGTAGCCCGATAAAATATTAACGACGCCGGGAGGAAAACCCGCTTCAACGATGAGTTCACCGATTCGTAACGCCGATAAAGGAGTTTGTTCGGCGGTTTTAAGTACAACGGTATTCCCGGTTGCTAAGGCTGGCGCTAACTTCCAAGCCTGCATTAACAGAGGGAAATTCCAGGGGATAATCTGACCGACTACACCGATGGGTTCATGGCGGGTATAACAGAAATAAGAACCGTTAATGGGAATAGTTTTGCCTTGAATTTTATCAGCCCACCCAGCATAATAACGATAGCAAGCAATCACCAAGGGCAAATCAATATTCAGTGAATCTGTCACAGGTTTACCATTATCCAAGGATTCTAACTGTGCCAATTCCAAAATATTTTGTTCAATTAAATCTGCTAATTTGTACAGCAGTTCGCCCCGTTTCGTCGCCGACATTTGTGGCCAATTGCCACGAGTAAATGCCGTTCGTGCTGCTTTAACGGCCTGATCAACGTCAGCGGCGTCAGCCTCAGCTACATCACAGATGATCTCACCTGTCGTGGGGTTAATGGTCTGAAAACGACGACCCGAAACGCTATTCACCCATTCATTATTGATCAGTAATTGAGTTGGCCCAATTTTCACTTTTTGATCGGGTCTGATCGATGTCACCATGATTTATTCCTTTATTAAAATTGAAGTTTTGATCTCCTATAATTTTCGTTAATTGAAACCCCTATTTGGCAAATCTTAATACAAATTTTATGATGTTCAATTAATAAAAGGTCGGTATTTATGCGGATATAAGCAGATTAAATGGGTAAAAATTGAGGATCTAAGGTTTGTTCTAAGGTATAAGGACAGACTTCGGGAAAGATTTGTTCACCGAGTTTTGTTTCTCGAATAGCTAAAGCTAATCCTAATTCATAAGCATCCGGTAAAATTTGATTCAAATAAGGCTTTAAACTCGGACTGTCTTGTAATAAAAATTTAATTTGTACTCGCTGTTCTCGAATTGTTCCTAACCAACTATTCGTTCGTTGATCAGGTTGAAATTGCCATTTTAATAAATCTCCTAAGAGAATCCCTAATCGATTTCTCAATTCTTGTCGTTCTTTTCGTCCCAAAGCTTCTATTTCCTCAATTAAATTCAGTGTATCTAACTGTTGCCATTGTTGAGTTTTTAAAAGATTCACTTGATCTTCTATCCAACTCAAAAAATCGGTTTCATATAAATTAGTCATAGTTGATCCTCTATTTTGATTCATTAATTCCTTTAAACCGTTCTTTTGCGGTTTTAAATGCCTCTTTCATGACGGTTTGAATTTTTTGCGG is from Planktothrix serta PCC 8927 and encodes:
- a CDS encoding GUN4 domain-containing protein — encoded protein: MGHREKVIIALGVMASITSLVIGMARTATVSEKIRVKPDYERLAHLLSAKQFTKAELQTYRMMLLALEKNTKYSDPIELNQQDIAKLPCEDLRELEKIWQGYTQGSIHFRNKIMSWQNGQQNLIPAINSRSNSCKIEENRNSTALSQ
- a CDS encoding CHAT domain-containing protein, whose amino-acid sequence is MLTFAEGDFDNRGFSVTLQLRDEGKPATIQETGSLPPDPELVESYTSWKVTYYGFLGIKVRVLKAKAGQITNFSIGDVNKKADNLSQHFNQWLKSPQFNHVREELIAHLKEDDEVRLIIQTSNLDLRKLPWHLWDILERYPKAEISVGAPKFKQVTAAKVANNHVKILAILGNDDEINVEEDRKILNSIPYAKVHFLVKPNRQELNDLLWEQSWDILFFAGHSCTEGETGILYINKTESLTIPDLRYALKKAIEKGLQLAIFNSCDGLGLAQDLADLNLPQMIVMREPVPDKVAQEFLKYFLGSFSGGQSFYLAVKEARERLQGWEGQFPCASWLPVICQSRPEIVLTWNHLRSRTRNLRNIATKAVQLGVASYIGKTLLNRNNESKASDVTLIDASLDPHDSPYEQTIEEGIKIIRHKQKDPTGDNHV
- a CDS encoding DUF433 domain-containing protein gives rise to the protein MSTAKLTDYFNFLTPDDIRLKGTRIGIETILYEYIDRGRTPEEIAQTYPSLTLEQVYATILYYLQNKETISNYLKNWIEHGHKMREQQRLNPPPVSEKLRQLRATRQA
- a CDS encoding XisI protein, translated to MERINYRELVQTILTQHSRNDLDTQTEVQLLFDTEREHYQVVHLGWEGQKRVYGCVIHVDIKDGKIWIQRDRTETGIANELVAAGVAKEDIVLAFKAPYIRQFTEFAVG
- a CDS encoding aldehyde dehydrogenase family protein, which encodes MVTSIRPDQKVKIGPTQLLINNEWVNSVSGRRFQTINPTTGEIICDVAEADAADVDQAVKAARTAFTRGNWPQMSATKRGELLYKLADLIEQNILELAQLESLDNGKPVTDSLNIDLPLVIACYRYYAGWADKIQGKTIPINGSYFCYTRHEPIGVVGQIIPWNFPLLMQAWKLAPALATGNTVVLKTAEQTPLSALRIGELIVEAGFPPGVVNILSGYGPTAGAAISHHNDIDKVAFTGSTEVGHLIMEAAAKSNLKRVTLELGGKSPNIIFADANMDAAIEGTHFGLFFNQGQCCCAGSRVFVEEKCYDEFVAKTVERAKQRVVGDPFDPQTQQGPQVDQEQFNKVMGYIESGIKEDAQMLCGGNRVGDRGFFIEPTIFANVRDEMKIAQEEIFGPVMSIIKFKDINEVIERANNTIYGLAAAVWTQDITKAHTIANSLRAGTVWVNCYDVFDAAAPFGGFKQSGIGRELGEYGLQQYTEIKTVTIKL
- a CDS encoding DUF29 domain-containing protein, which gives rise to MTNLYETDFLSWIEDQVNLLKTQQWQQLDTLNLIEEIEALGRKERQELRNRLGILLGDLLKWQFQPDQRTNSWLGTIREQRVQIKFLLQDSPSLKPYLNQILPDAYELGLALAIRETKLGEQIFPEVCPYTLEQTLDPQFLPI